GTCGGGCGGGAATCGGCCAGCAGCATGAAATCCTCTTCCAGCGACGCATACCAGTCGCCACCTTCGGCAATCCGGGCACGGGCCGCCAGCACGATGCCATAGGCGGCACTGATACCGATGGCCGGCGCACCGCGCACCACCATCGAGCGAATCGCCTCGGCCACGCCGGCGGCGCTGGTGTAGGCGATCCAGTTTTCCTCGAACGGCAAAACGCGCTGATCCAGCAGGTGGAGCGCGCCATCACGCCAATCGATGGCCTTTACTTTCTCCGCAGCCAACAGTCGATCGCGCATCCCTCACCCCGCACTCATGAACAAAAGCCGCCGATTATAGCGATCCCCCCGCGAAGACGCTCGGGTATACTTCGCCATCCTTTACAAAAGCACTGGAACCGACCCTCGATGCCGAAACCTGCCATTGCGCTCGACTTATTATTGCTGCCGACCTGGCTGGTACCCGTCGAACCCGCAGGCGTGGTGCTCAAGGAGCATGGCCTGGGCGTCCGCGACGGCCGCATCGTGTTCATCGGCCCGCGCGCCGAAGCCTTGAAGTGTAACGCCACTGAAGTCTGCGAACTGCCGGACGTTCTGCTCAGCCCCGGCCTGATCAACGCCCACGGCCATGCCGCGATGACGCTGTTCCGTGGCCTGGCCGACGATCTGCCGCTGATGACCTGGCTGGAAAACCACATCTGGCCGGCCGAGGGCAAATGGGTCAATGAAGATTTTGTGCGTGACGGCACCGATCTGGCCATCGCCGAACAGATAAAAGGTGGCATCACCTGTTTCTCGGACATGTACTTCTTCCCGAAGATTGCCAGCGAGCGCGTGCACAACAGCGGAATCCGCGCGCAGATCGCGATTCCGATCCTCGACTTCCCGATTCCGGGCGCCGCCAGCGCTGATGAAGCCATACGTCAGGGCGTCGAACTGCTCGGCGACCTCAAGCATCACGAGCGCATCAAGATCACCTTCGGCCCTCATGCACCCTACACCGTGGGCGACGAGAACCTGGAAAAAATCCGCGTGATCGCCGAAGAGCTGGACGCCTCGATCCACATGCACGTCCACGAAACCGCCTTCGAAGTGCAGCAAGCGCTCGAACAGCGCGGCGAACGCCCGCTGGCCCGCCTCGGTCGTCTCGGCCTGCTCGGCCCGCGCTTCCAGGCCGTGCACATGACCCAGATCAGCGATGACGACCTGGCGTTGCTGGTAGAAAGCAACACCAGCGTGATCCACTGCCCGGAGTCGAACCTGAAACTGGCCAGCGGTTTCTGCCCGGTGGAGCGCCTGTGGCAGGCCGGGGTCAACGTCGCGGTCGGCACCGATGGCGCGGCGAGCAACAATGACCTGGACCTGCTGGGCGAAACCCGCACCGCCGCCCTGCTGGCCAAAGCCGTCGCTGGCTCGGCCACCGCGCTGGACGCCCACCGGGCGCTGCGCATGGCCACGCTGAACGGCGCGCGAGCCCTGGGAATCGAAGCCGAGACCGGCTCCCTGGAACTCGGCAAGGCGGCAGACATCGTCGCCTTCGACCTGTCCGGCCTCGCGCAACAACCGGTTTATGACCCGGTCTCGCAGCTTATATATGCCACCGGCCGCGACTGCGTGAAACACCTGTGGGTTGCCGGCAAGCAGTTGCTCGACGACCGGCGCCTGACCCGACTGGACGAACAACAGCTCGGCGAAACCGCCCGGGCCTGGGGCCGACGCATCAGCGGCCACACCGAATCGTAAACACCCCGGGGCAAACTCCGGGGCTACAGCCTTTTTCAAGTTTTAGAGGATTGAATCATGAGCAACGTCGACCACGCCGAAATCGCCAAATTCGAAGCCCTGGCCCATCGCTGGTGGGATCGCGAAAGCGAGTTCAAACCGCTGCACGACATCAACCCGCTGCGGGTCAACTGGATTGACGAGCGTGTCAATCTGGCCGGTAAAAAGGTCCTCGACGTCGGTTGCGGCGGCGGCATCCTCAGTGAAGCCATGGCCCAGCGCGGCGCGACCGTGACCGGCATCGACATGGGCGAAGCGCCGCTGGCGGTCGCGCAACTGCATCAGCTGGAATCCGGCGTGAACGTCGAATACCGCCAGATCACCGCCGAAGCCCTGGCCGAAGAAATGCCCGAGCAGTTCGACGTTGTCACCTGCCTGGAAATGCTTGAGCACGTACCGGACCCGTCCTCGGTGATCCGCGCCTGCTACCGCATGGTCAAGCCCGGCGGCCAGGTGTTCTTCTCCACCATCAACCGCAACCCGAAGGCGTATCTGTTCGCCATCGTCGGCGCCGAATACATCATGAAGCTGCTGCCGCGCGGCACCCACGACTTCAAGAAATTCATCCGCCCGTCCGAGCTGGGTGCCTGGAGCCGCATGGCCGGCCTGACCGTCAAGGACATCATCGGTCTGACCTACAACCCGCTGACCAAGCATTACAAACTGGCGGCGGACGTTGACGTCAACTACATGATCCAGACCCTGCGCGAGGAGTAAGCCGATGGCCATCAGAGCAGTCCTTTTCGACATGGACGGCACTCTGCTCGACACCGCGCCGGACTTCATCGCCATCTGCCAGGCGATGCGCGCGGATCGCGGTTTGCCGCCGATGAACGACAAACATATCCGCGATGAAATCTCCGGCGGCGCCAAGGCCATGGTCGCGGTGACGTTCTCGATGGACCCGGAGTCGCCGGGCTTCGAGGAACTACGCCTGGAGTTCCTCGAGCGCTACCTCGTCGGTTGCGCCGTGCACAGCAAACTGTTCGACGGCATGGGCGAATTGCTGGCCGACATCGAGAAATCCAATCTGGTCTGGGGCGTGGTCACCAACAAGCCGCTGCGCTTCG
The window above is part of the Pseudomonas fluorescens genome. Proteins encoded here:
- a CDS encoding TRZ/ATZ family hydrolase; translated protein: MPKPAIALDLLLLPTWLVPVEPAGVVLKEHGLGVRDGRIVFIGPRAEALKCNATEVCELPDVLLSPGLINAHGHAAMTLFRGLADDLPLMTWLENHIWPAEGKWVNEDFVRDGTDLAIAEQIKGGITCFSDMYFFPKIASERVHNSGIRAQIAIPILDFPIPGAASADEAIRQGVELLGDLKHHERIKITFGPHAPYTVGDENLEKIRVIAEELDASIHMHVHETAFEVQQALEQRGERPLARLGRLGLLGPRFQAVHMTQISDDDLALLVESNTSVIHCPESNLKLASGFCPVERLWQAGVNVAVGTDGAASNNDLDLLGETRTAALLAKAVAGSATALDAHRALRMATLNGARALGIEAETGSLELGKAADIVAFDLSGLAQQPVYDPVSQLIYATGRDCVKHLWVAGKQLLDDRRLTRLDEQQLGETARAWGRRISGHTES
- the ubiG gene encoding bifunctional 2-polyprenyl-6-hydroxyphenol methylase/3-demethylubiquinol 3-O-methyltransferase UbiG, whose amino-acid sequence is MSNVDHAEIAKFEALAHRWWDRESEFKPLHDINPLRVNWIDERVNLAGKKVLDVGCGGGILSEAMAQRGATVTGIDMGEAPLAVAQLHQLESGVNVEYRQITAEALAEEMPEQFDVVTCLEMLEHVPDPSSVIRACYRMVKPGGQVFFSTINRNPKAYLFAIVGAEYIMKLLPRGTHDFKKFIRPSELGAWSRMAGLTVKDIIGLTYNPLTKHYKLAADVDVNYMIQTLREE
- the mupP gene encoding N-acetylmuramic acid 6-phosphate phosphatase MupP; the protein is MAIRAVLFDMDGTLLDTAPDFIAICQAMRADRGLPPMNDKHIRDEISGGAKAMVAVTFSMDPESPGFEELRLEFLERYLVGCAVHSKLFDGMGELLADIEKSNLVWGVVTNKPLRFAEPIMQQLGLAERSALLICPDHVKNSKPDPEMLTLACKMLDLDPSTVLFIGDDLRDIESGRDAGTRTAAVTYGYIHPDDNPRHWGADVVVDHPLELRKVLDNALCSC